The Fusarium poae strain DAOMC 252244 chromosome Unknown contig_6, whole genome shotgun sequence genome window below encodes:
- a CDS encoding uncharacterized protein (TransMembrane:1 (o402-420i)), translating into MTESIQYQPVTTRSTRACLPCRTRKVRCDASHRGVPCTNCCLDGKECLVAERKSRRQIPCLDRTVLPLEDNQGTYAAVEATQPLETAQQQPNNPNTTPDSGSFEGINMDSSNTYIYSNIHSASRESMTKDTEIPRPITESHMCYQDFREYGFIKLGNMETLSSEDLHYLQTQRCFHLPSKLLLDELIRRYLFYVHPLLPILDDQSFWCSYFQPRQEGGVCKSQTPLLLLWCALFASSGFLSPASAASLGYGNVRNARTGFYKKAKILFDIGSESSPVILGQSALLLSFQTYSPRIKVAKIDSPSIRSNTIWLRTAIRHAQQANVETICCSPLVSTIASPRSAARLCAGHQELLLRISISATISATGDETLSAYSDLSGAAHGIQSAILDISNCIIEFMQLGLVPYLYIGIAAFAALPYLMQVLDLKITRRSCPEVELTDQYHRLCILTRAVKEYQARYNGLDHFGGTIQFISTNFQLITRYLPENVRITSWQDVLMHDPCCYMRLALALEHCSRTATIPTVEQLAEDLEGSLTIPPPQNLDSKQGDSPDDFMSLSS; encoded by the exons ATGACAGAAAGCATTCAGTACCAACCAGTTACAACACGCTCAACAAGAGCGTGTCTGCCGTGTAGGACAAGGAAAGTAAGATGTGATGCATCGCATCGTGGAGTTCCATGTACCAACTGTTGCTTGGATGGGAAAGAATGCCTTGTTGCTGAACGGAAGTCAAGACG CCAAATTCCCTGTCTAGACAGAACGGTTCTGCCTCTTGAAGACAACCAAGGAACATACGCTGCGGTTGAAGCCACGCAGCCACTCGAGACAGCTCAACAACAGCCGAACAATCCCAATACAACACCGGACTCTGGAAGTTTTGAAGGCATAAACATGGATTCATCCAATA CATACATCTACAGTAACATTCATAGCGCCTCTCGCGAGTCTATGACCAAAGATACCGAAATACCAAGACCTATTACAGAATCACATATGTGCTATCAAGACTTTCGCGAATATGGGTTTATTAAACTCGGAAATATGGAAACTCTTTCGTCGGAGGACTTGCATTATCTGCAAACGCAGCGCTGCTTTCATCTCCCAAGTAAACTCCTGCTAGATGAACTCATCAGGCGTTACCTATTCTATGTCCATCCCCTGCTCCCTATTCTTGATGATCAGTCGTTCTGGTGTAGCTATTTTCAACCCAGGCAAGAAGGGGGCGTCTGTAAGAGCCAAACTCCACTTCTACTCTTATGGTGCGCTCTCTTTGCTTCCAGTGGT TTCCTTTCCCCGGCCTCTGCTGCATCTCTAGGCTATGGCAACGTGCGGAATGCACGAACTGGATTTTACAAGAAAGCCAAG ATATTATTCGATATTGGATCAGAATCCTCACCGGTAATACTGGGGCAGagtgctcttcttctttctttccaaaCATATTCGCCCAGAATTAAAGTCGCCAAAATCGACAGCCCTAGTATAAGATCCAACACGATCTGGCTCAGGACTGCAATTCGACATGCCCAGCAAGCGAATGTGGAAACAATATGTTGTTCTCCGTTAGTTTCCACTATTGCGTCTC CCCGAAGTGCTGCAAGGCTGTGCGCTGGCCATCAGGAACTCCTTTTACGTATAAGTATTTCAGCTACTATTTCAGCTACTGGAGATGAGACCTTGTCTGCTTATTCGGATCTGTCTGGAGCAGCCCACGGAATTCAGAGTGCCATTCTAGACATCTCGAATTGCATCATCGAGTTTATGCAGCTGGGTCTTGTGCCTTACCTCTACATTGGCAT CGCTGCATTTGCAGCACTGCCGTATTTGATGCAAGTACTAGACTTGAAAATCACCCGTCGATCCTGTCCCGAAGTCGAGTTGACGGATCAATACCATCGTCTCTGCATACTCACTAGAGCTGTGAAAGAATACCAAGCTCGCTACAACGGCCTGGACCATTTCGGCGGAACTATACAGTTTATCAGCACGAATTTCCAACTCATCACTCGATATTTACCAGAGAATGTGAGAATCACTAGTTGGCAGGATGTTTTGATGCATGACCCTTGTTGCTACATGAGACTTGCATTGGCTCTTGAACACTGCTCGAGGACAGCAACGATTCCTACTGTTGAACAATTAGCTGAGGATTTAGAAGGATCTTTGACCATACCTCCACCTCAAAATCTTGATTCGAAGCAGGGTGACAGTCCGGACGACTTCATGTCGCTGTCGAGCTAG